The genomic stretch GATGAATTTGCGCCAACAAATCATCAAACAATTTCATATCAATATGAAAATCAAACGATTCCCATGTTTTGCGTTTAATACGAGATTTTTCAAGCCAAGAAAACTTTTCATCATAAAAATCATTCATCTTAGCAGCTTCATCTTCAGGAATATACCAAGGAAAATTAAAATACAAGGTGTCAATTCCTTTAGATTCAAAATACTCACAACATTCATACAAATGCGGAATTACATCTTCGCTAAAAACGGCAGCAATTGAAATATGACCTTTGTAAATTCCTTGGTTTTGTAAATCAATCAAATGATCTACATTGTCCATAATTTTCTTAAAAGTTCCTTTTCCTCTCAGTTTATCGTGTTGCGCTTCCAAACCTTCTACGCTTACCAACATTGTCAATTTATCAGAAATTTTAATCAACGAATCGATCTTTCGTTTAATTGATAAACCATTTGTGCAAACCACCGTATCGCGCGGATCATTTGCCAACAATTCAACCAATTCATTCCAATACGTATAAATCATCGGTTCGCCGCCCCATAAATACAAATGCGACTTTTTATGTCGTGTTTCGTCCAGCAATTTCTTGATAATATCAATGTCCAAATCTCCTTGAACTTTCACTTCTTTTTTATCTAAATGTCTATGAAAACCAACATCATTCCATTGAAAACAATGTGTGCAACGCAAATCGCATCTATTGGTGAGTTTCAAGCCAATTTCATGCGGAACTTCCGAAGCAAACGTTGGATCTTTTTGGCGTTCTGTATAACATTTTCGCGTGAAATCAATTTTCTTTTTCAATCGCTGTAATGCTTCTTTTTTATAAGGTTTGTTACTTTTTGGTTGCATGTGAGTTATGAGTTAGCGAGTAAATTTATATACGTTTTTAGAAAGCAAGGTGTTTCTTTTTTGATGGAAATAATTCGTTCGTGTATTTCATTTAAAAGTGTAGCTTGTTTGTCACTTTTTTGCCAAGTTTCTATGGAAATTCCTAGTTGTAAAGTTTCCCACAATTTTTGGTTACTATTTTCATTTTTTCCAACAGTTTTTAGAAAAATTAATGGCGTTTCTGTAATCAAAGAATCCATTAAAGTCATTCCGCCAGGTTTGCTGACAATTGCGTTGCTTTTTGCAAGCACATTCAAAATTCCTGGATGTTTTTGATTTGTTTCAAAGGCAATAGTTCTATCTGAGTCAATTCTCCCGAAAGGAGGAAAACCATTTTCATACAACGGATTCCAATTCGGTTTATTCGCGTACAACGTACTATTTTCAATTTTTGAAGCGATTTTTAAATCGTTTACAATCAAGTTAACATGATAGTTTTGCGTGAATTGTTCCGTTGTCGTTGCAAAATTTCCCAAATCCCAACCGCCGCCGTGAATTGTAACAGTATTTTTTCTTTCAGAATAGGGAAGTGGCTGGATTTCTGGAATATTCAACACATAATTAATTTTATTTTCAGAAGCGTTGAAAAATGATAAATCGTTTGTGATAAGTTCGTTCAGTTCAGCGAATTTTCCCCAAGTAGACGAAACTGCCGAATCTACGCGGCAACAATCAATCGTGCAATTTGGTTGTTGTTTTTTATACGATTGAAGCGTTTCTAACCACAATCCTGAAAAGCATAAAAAATGAGTAGAATTATTCGTTTTCCATTCATAGAAAAGCGTTTCTAATTTTTCGTCGCTCAATTTTTTAGTATATTTCACAGGAATCCGAGAAGCGATTTGAACCAAACGTACATCTTTTTTAAAAGCTGCTTTTGTACGTTCAAATTCGGTCATTGCATTTTCATCAAAAAAACGCTCAATAATATAAATATTTACTTCATAACCAAGCGTTTTCAACTGTTCATAAATCATCAATGCGGGAAAATAAACTCCGTAACCAATGATGGAGGAAACAATATTTATAGTATGTACTTCTTTGTTTTTCATCTGTTAAGCTTGCTCGCGCTCAATAAATTCTTTGACAGATTTGTATACAAAGAACGTATCTAAATCAATTTCTTCCAAGTCAACTTCCACGCCAAAAACATTTTCAAGTTCCAAAATAAAGTACATCATATTCAACGATGTCATTCCTAAATCGGTTGTGAAATTGGTTTCTTCTTGAATATCATTTGGCGTAATCGTATTGTCTAAAATCTCCGTGAGAATCAGTGCTAATTTTTCTTTCATTTGTTTACGTATATAATTTTTCTGCGGTATGTAATTGTTGTTCTGTATTGATAGAAAACCACGTTTTTGTATAGGCTTCAGACGCAAATAATAGATTTTGTTTCATGAGTTGTTGCCAAACGTCATAAAAATTTTCTGCTTTTTCCGTGGAATCGTTTATTTTTTTAGGATTTAAAACTTGTATTCCAGAACCATAAATTGGTGTTTCTTCAGTTCTGCTCAACGTTGTAATTTGATTGTTTTCTGTTTGAATAAAATCGCCTTCAATACCTTTTATCGGTTTCACAGGAATTAACATGCACGTTGGCGAGTTCAATTTTGCGTATTGTTCTGAAATCCATTCGAGATCAATCTCAACAATATTATCACACGTTAACACTAATAACGGTTCGTCTAATTGCTGTAAAAGTGTATTGTATAACCACCAGGAATTTCCTTTTTCGTTGGTATTGAAAACGTTGTGAACGCCTTCTTTTATAGCGTATTCCGCCAATTCGGCACCTTTATAACCAACTGTAATACTGATTGATTCGAAATCGAGTTTCTTCAATTGTTTCAGAGAATTTCCGATCAACATGGCATTGTTAAACTGAATCATTGCTTTTGAGGTATTGGTTGTGAGCGGCATCATCCGCAATCCTCGTCCAGCAGCCAATATCAACGCATGTTTTATCAAAATATGTTGTCGGTTTCAAAAGTTAATAATTTTTTTAATGACGATGAATCTAGGTTTTCTTGATTTTTGGTAGAAACAAATTCTGCAATCGGATTCTCAACCGTATGATTATGAACCAAGAAAAACGATTCGCCACCAAGTTCAATTTTTGAAGTCGATTTTACTTCATATGAATCAATCATAACTTCATCAATACTTTCGCCGGCTCTCGCCGGAATCTTTTTGTAATTTCCGCCGTTTAGTTCAATAAAACAATCCAATGCGTCTTGCATGTGAACCGTTTTCATTTCTGGACAGAGAATTTTTCCTTTTGTATGTTCAATGTGAATCAGGCAATTTTCAACCAATTTTGCGGCATCATCTAAGCTAAAAATAAAACGTCGCATGTGCGCGCCTGTGGTTTCTATTAAATTGTTGTTTTCTTTGAGCATTTTTTCCCAAATCGGAAATACAGAACCTGTGGACCACGCAATATTTCCAAAACGAACGCAGGCAAATTTTGTCTTTGTATCGTCGTTCATCAATAGAAATAATTTTTCCATAACACGTTTGGACAACCCGTAAAATGAATTGGTTTGCGCGCTTGCTTTATCGGTAGAAATTCCAATAACAGTTTCCACATTTTGCTCAATGGCGGCTCGTGCAATATTTTGTGAACCTTTGATATTTATGTCCAAACATTCGTTGGGAAATTGTTCTGCTAAATGCACATATTTTGTCGCTGCCGCGTGAATTATCACATCAGGTTTTGTTAACGAAAGTGTTTCTCGTACAGCGTCCATATTGGTAATATCCATTGGAATTACTTCACAATTAAGTACTTTCCGAACACGTTCATTTAAATAATTATTCCGTCCACAAAGTATCACATGATGTTGTTCTTTCAGTTTTCGCGCCAACGCACGACCTAAAAAACCTGTTCCGCCTGTGATTAGTATTTTTTTCATGAATGGATTATAAGTTCTCTTTAAATTTCAAAATACGTTGATACGATTCATCAATACGTTCTTCTGTAATTTCGCCGTCTGCAATCATTTTTTTGACAATATCAATAATGTCTTTTGGAAGAATCATATCGCGACCTTTCATCGGAATATGGTTTGAAAACATCAACACATCAACGCCCGCATGAATCGCCATTTGAATCGATTTTTCAAAACCGAATTGATCGGCAATTGCTTTCATTTGCATATCGTCTGAAAAAATAACACCATCAAACCCAAGATCGCCACGTAAATAATCGGTCATAATCTTTTTAGAAAGTGTGGCTGGTAATTTAGAATCGTCTAATTTTTCATTTACAATATGTGCCGTCATAATCGCGTCTACATTTCCTTCATATAATAATTTTATATATGGAAAAATTTCTTGTTGTTGCCAATATTTACTAACATCTGTGACATTATAATGTGAATCTTCTTTCGAATTTCCATGTCCTGGAAAATGTTTTACCACCGTTTTTACATTAAAATAGCGATGACTCAAAATCACTTGCCGTGCATGTTTTATAATGTCTTTCGGGTTTTCAGAAAACGCACGTTCATTTTTTCCAATTGGCGGATTATCATCATTATGAACATCTAAAACTGGCGTGTAATTTACGTTGATTCCTAAATCTAATAAGTTGTGCGCAATGATATCGCTGTAATATTTTGTAGTATCAACATTATCAATTTCGCCTAAATATTTTGCCGAAACCGTTTTTGGAAAACCGTATTTTTGCTTCAATCGATTTACTTTTCCACCTTCTTCATCAATACTAACCAAAAGAGGTAATTTTTCATCTTTACGCAAAGTAGAAATCAATTTCTTTAAGTTTTCAACCGAATTCAGCTTTGTAATATTCTTTTCATAGATCAAAACGCCACCGAGTTTCTGTGCTTTAATATCTGCTAAAATTTTATTATCGGATCGTATTTCAGTATCACTTCCAATACCTAACATTAGCATTTGACCAATTTTTATATCGATACTATCTGTTTTTACTTCCTGCGAAAAGCCTGTTTGGCTTGCAAAAAGAAAAGATATTGCGATACTTACTATTTTCAATTTCATGTATTCTTATTTTTTAATTGCTTCAATGGTTTTGTCTCCGTCTTGATCGAATTTATGATATTGCTCTACTACAAAATTGTCATAGAAAAAGCAATATGCCAATTCTCCATTTTTGTGGAAAAATAAAATAATCCGATCACTAAAGCATTGTTCGTCACCAACTTTATAATTTATTCTATACTTCACATAAAATATGCCACCAGTTTTAAAATACTCACGTTCTACTTCTTCATTACTTTGGTAGACCGCATTTTCATGAGGAACACGCAGTTTGAACACTTTTTCAAATTGTGCTTTTAATTTCTCTTTACAAGAATCTATTTGGACGATTTTCATTTTGCGTGACGGAATGTTTAGTATAACAAAAACAAGCACGAATCTTATGTTTATGAGGAGATTTTATACTTGTTAATATCGAATATACGGTAAAAAAGATGAAATAAAAAGGACACCAATTAATGTCTAACAAAGTATTAACATTTACATGAACTATCGCGAAAGCAAAGAATCATAGGTTTTGCAAAATATCAATAGGGGAATTTTTACATTATAATTGTTTTAATATTGACAGCGTTGATTTAATAGCTTGAAAAATAAACTATTAAAACCTTTTATAACAACGCAACCAAAAGATGTTTTACACATCTATCATAAAACCAATCAAATCAAAACCAACATGAAAATTCAAAAATTACTACTTTTAGTTCTTTCGGTTTCTTTTTTAATTTCTTGTGAAAAAGATAGCGAATCAGCTCCATTAGCAGAAAGCAGCATTTCAGGAAAATTTTTAGCACCAAACGATATTGACCCAATTGTCAACGGAATTATCACTGCAAGTAAAGACGGAACTATTGTTTCAGAAACAATTTCTGCAACTGACGGAAGCTTTACATTAACAAACTTATCCGCTGGAGAATATGAAATTTCATTAAAAAAAGGATTATTCAGTTCAACTCGTGCAGTTGAAGTTGCCGAAGATGATGATCTTGACATTCCAAACATTCCTATTGAAAGCTTCCCGCGAATTGGCGTAGTTACTGGAAATTATGACAATATTGAATCTGTATTATATGATATTGGTTTGGTAAATCCGTTTACGCAAGAACCTTTATTCGACATTATTCAAGGAACAGGCATTGGAAGACCAGCTGCAAATACAG from Kordia antarctica encodes the following:
- a CDS encoding radical SAM/SPASM domain-containing protein, giving the protein MQPKSNKPYKKEALQRLKKKIDFTRKCYTERQKDPTFASEVPHEIGLKLTNRCDLRCTHCFQWNDVGFHRHLDKKEVKVQGDLDIDIIKKLLDETRHKKSHLYLWGGEPMIYTYWNELVELLANDPRDTVVCTNGLSIKRKIDSLIKISDKLTMLVSVEGLEAQHDKLRGKGTFKKIMDNVDHLIDLQNQGIYKGHISIAAVFSEDVIPHLYECCEYFESKGIDTLYFNFPWYIPEDEAAKMNDFYDEKFSWLEKSRIKRKTWESFDFHIDMKLFDDLLAQIHRIMEKTWNIRIRFQPNLELHEIEAYLRGKSQAPSCKATCLGISNRMDVMPSGNVVSCKKFTEFNMGNLHENEMKDVWHGETFTKFRETHNNELMPICSKCEILFSNGM
- a CDS encoding glycosyltransferase family protein, with product MKNKEVHTINIVSSIIGYGVYFPALMIYEQLKTLGYEVNIYIIERFFDENAMTEFERTKAAFKKDVRLVQIASRIPVKYTKKLSDEKLETLFYEWKTNNSTHFLCFSGLWLETLQSYKKQQPNCTIDCCRVDSAVSSTWGKFAELNELITNDLSFFNASENKINYVLNIPEIQPLPYSERKNTVTIHGGGWDLGNFATTTEQFTQNYHVNLIVNDLKIASKIENSTLYANKPNWNPLYENGFPPFGRIDSDRTIAFETNQKHPGILNVLAKSNAIVSKPGGMTLMDSLITETPLIFLKTVGKNENSNQKLWETLQLGISIETWQKSDKQATLLNEIHERIISIKKETPCFLKTYINLLANS
- a CDS encoding acyl carrier protein, with the protein product MKEKLALILTEILDNTITPNDIQEETNFTTDLGMTSLNMMYFILELENVFGVEVDLEEIDLDTFFVYKSVKEFIEREQA
- a CDS encoding nucleotidyltransferase family protein gives rise to the protein MAAGRGLRMMPLTTNTSKAMIQFNNAMLIGNSLKQLKKLDFESISITVGYKGAELAEYAIKEGVHNVFNTNEKGNSWWLYNTLLQQLDEPLLVLTCDNIVEIDLEWISEQYAKLNSPTCMLIPVKPIKGIEGDFIQTENNQITTLSRTEETPIYGSGIQVLNPKKINDSTEKAENFYDVWQQLMKQNLLFASEAYTKTWFSINTEQQLHTAEKLYT
- a CDS encoding SDR family NAD(P)-dependent oxidoreductase, with amino-acid sequence MKKILITGGTGFLGRALARKLKEQHHVILCGRNNYLNERVRKVLNCEVIPMDITNMDAVRETLSLTKPDVIIHAAATKYVHLAEQFPNECLDINIKGSQNIARAAIEQNVETVIGISTDKASAQTNSFYGLSKRVMEKLFLLMNDDTKTKFACVRFGNIAWSTGSVFPIWEKMLKENNNLIETTGAHMRRFIFSLDDAAKLVENCLIHIEHTKGKILCPEMKTVHMQDALDCFIELNGGNYKKIPARAGESIDEVMIDSYEVKSTSKIELGGESFFLVHNHTVENPIAEFVSTKNQENLDSSSLKKLLTFETDNIF
- a CDS encoding glycoside hydrolase family 3 protein, giving the protein MKLKIVSIAISFLFASQTGFSQEVKTDSIDIKIGQMLMLGIGSDTEIRSDNKILADIKAQKLGGVLIYEKNITKLNSVENLKKLISTLRKDEKLPLLVSIDEEGGKVNRLKQKYGFPKTVSAKYLGEIDNVDTTKYYSDIIAHNLLDLGINVNYTPVLDVHNDDNPPIGKNERAFSENPKDIIKHARQVILSHRYFNVKTVVKHFPGHGNSKEDSHYNVTDVSKYWQQQEIFPYIKLLYEGNVDAIMTAHIVNEKLDDSKLPATLSKKIMTDYLRGDLGFDGVIFSDDMQMKAIADQFGFEKSIQMAIHAGVDVLMFSNHIPMKGRDMILPKDIIDIVKKMIADGEITEERIDESYQRILKFKENL